The Chitinophagaceae bacterium nucleotide sequence TGTGCATCCACATTCGGCCATGGGTTTTTGATCTTACCCATTGATTGTAAAATGGGTGGCACTACTTCATAAATATTCCACACTGTGTTCAGCAGCTTATCATCAGGCATATGTTTCTTGCCAAATTCCATCTGAGCAGTATAACGTGGATCTGTTTTACGTAACACCGCATGACCATAACCCGGTACAACTTTTCCTTCACTCAATGTTTTCTTTACATACTCGGCAATCTGTTCTTTGGTAGGTGAATCAGTATTGAGGCTTTCCTCCATTTCATAAATCCACTTGATCACTTCCTGGTTAGCCAGTCCATGTAAAGGACCTGCCAGGCCATTCATACCTGCAGCATAAGCCAGGTAAGGATCACTCAGTGCAGACCCAACAAGATGGGTTGTATGTGCAGATACGTTTCCACCTTCATGGTCAGCATGAATGGTCATGTACAAACGCATCAGCTCCATAAATTCTTTGTCTTCATAACCCAGCATATGTGCAAGGTTACCAGCCCAGTCGAGCAAACCATTGGGATGAATATGTTCGCCATTCTTATATTTACGGCGGTAGATATAGGCAGCTATACGTGGCAACCTTGCAATCAAAATCATTGCATCATCAAACACAGGTTCCCAGTAATCTTTTTACTTAACCCTTTTGCATACTCTTTGGCAAAATAGCTTTCTGTTTGAAGTGCCATTACACCAACCACAAACATGGTCATGGGATGGGTGCTCAGCGGCAATGCATCAATGGCGGCAAATACATGGTTGGGTACATGACTCCGGCGTTGCCAGATATCTGTTACATGTTCTGCCATTTCATCATCAGGCATTTCTCCCAGCAGCATCAGGTAAAATAAACCTTCCGGTAAGGGCTGATCGCCTTTGGGAGCTTTGGGCAATTTTACCTGCAGCTCAGGAATGGAATATCCACGAAAACGGATCCCTTCCTGTGCATCGAGTAAAGAGGTTTCCGTTACTAACCCGGTAATTCCCCGCATACCCTGGTACACCTGGGCAAGGGTAACTTCACCAACAACCTTTGATCCGTGCTGTTTGATCAAATCCTTAATTTCAGCATTTGCCGCTTCGGTTTTAGCCATAAAGCGATTCTTCATAATACCCATAGACGTACAATTATTTTTTTGGTCGGGAGATGGCCAAAGTTAGTTAAACAACCGCTTCATTAACATTCAACTGTATGAAAAGTTGGCAAACTTCTTTTATTTAGGTGCTTTTTTATACAGCCAAAGGGCAACAAAAGCAAAAACGATGTCGGGAATCCATGCAGCAATGATTGGTGGCAGATTGCCCTTGGTTGAAAATACCATGGCAAACTTATCAAATATGATAAAGGCAACCCCAATAACAAAGGCCAGTGCCAGGTGAAAGCCGCTTCCGCCCCTTATTTTCCGACAGGCCAGTACAGCAGCAATCATGGTCATGATAATAACAGCAACTGCGCTTGAGTCCCTGCGGTACCGTTCAAATTTTGATGCGTTCACAGTTTCCGAGCCCCTGATTTCTTCCTGCCTGATGAAACGGTTGAGGGCAGGTGTTTTGAGTTTGTCTTTTTGATATTCATCCTCTGAAATATCAGCGGGGCGGTAACCAAGCCGCATATAGGTTGTTTGAAGCATTTTTACTTCTTCATGCATGCCGTTTATTTTCCGTTCAATGGCGCTTTCAAGTTTCCATTGTTTTTTTGCGGTATCCCATGTAATCGTTTCTGACCGGATATTATAAACTACCTGGTTTCCTTTTACCCGTTGGAGATAAAAACCATTGCCGATTTTGGAAGTAGTATCATAGCTACGCAAACCTGCATAGGTAAACGTATCAACCCGGAAATGAAGATTGTTGAGATACTGCTTCTGCTGACGGTTGATATTGCCCATATCAATATACCTGTTCTCGAAACTGGTGCGGATGATATTTGCCTGAGGAATTAAAAAATGATTTGCCAGCGAAAGCATCAATGCAAGAACAATTCCACCAACCCAATAAGGACGCAGTAAACGGCCTAAGCTGGTTCCTATACTGAGCATGGCCACAATTTCACTTCTGCCCGCCAGCTTGGAGGTAAAAAACACAACAGCAATCAATACAAAAACAGGAAACAGCAGACTGATGATATGGGGTACAAATCCATAATAATATTTCGTTACTATATCGGTAAAGCCGAGACCGCTCCTTACAAAATCCTCACTTTTTTCACTTGCATCAACAGCCACAGTGATCATGGTAAAGATCAGCAGCAGGAAGGCAAATGTTTTGAGAAATGTCCTTAATATGTACCAGTCGAAGGTCTTCATGAGAAGCTGCAAAGTAAGGATAGAAAATGGAAAAGAAAGTGTTAAGGGGATTTAGTAATAAGACGGTAGTCTTTAGCCGATAGTCGGTAGCCTGTATTCACTAAAGACTAAAGACTAACCACTAATGACTACCGGCTGTATTCACTACCGGCTTGAATTTACTCAGGAACCTGAACTGTTAAATACCCTCTTAATGTTTTACTGACTGTTCGCTTTTTGGTACTTTTAAGTACTCAGCCATTTATTGCAACAGGCTGCAAACCCTTAAACACATTAAACGCAATTCATGATCACTGCAGCAGATGTAGAAAAAGTGGAGCGCCTGATCAGGCTGAGCGAAAGAAACGCAGTTCTCCCCGATGAATTTATTCCCTGGGAAATGAAGGAGAATAACGAACTGCTGATGCCCGAAGAAATTGTTTCCTTACATGGCCACCCTCTTTTGATACACTATCAGCTGAACAGAAAAGAGAGCTTGGCAGGCATGAAGTAGTGCAGGTAATGTATTCTTATGCATGGGCTGAAGGGTTGGCCTGTTTCATTTTTAATAAACGTTTGTTGAAAATTCCTCCCGACTCAGTTGAATACCGCTACCTCGTAAAAGAACTGATTGAAGAATTCCGTCACCAGGATATGTTTGCAAAAGCCATCCGCTTGCTGAAAGGGAAAAAGATTACAATATCGAAAGCACATCAGTTTGTTGGCAGGTTTCACAGCCGTTATATGCCTGCTTCTTATCAATTCATTTCTGTACTGGCTGTTGAACTGGTCACTGATATTTATGGAAAACTCATCCGTAAATCGCCGGGAGTTTTTGAACCAATAAGGAAAGTATCTGAACTGCATCATATTGAAGAGGGTCGTCATATTCATTACACCAAGCTCTGGATGAAATTTTATACCGATAAAGCAGGTTTTTTCAGACGCACTGCTTTCAGCATTGTGGTGTTGCTGAACATCTGGTATATGCGGTCGCTATATGTGACCAAACAAAACTTTGAAGCGATTGGAGTAACCGATCCTGCATTGTATGCAAAAGCTGCAAAGAAAAATCTGAAAGAAAAATTCGGGCAATTTTATCTCGATGAACTCATTGAATTTGTAAAAGAATTCAACGGATTTAATTTCATTACCAAACCCCTTTGGAAAAGAATTCTTTCCGCCAAACTATGAAACGTGTTTTTATAGAACATATCGAATCTTATCTGCCAGAGCAGAAAATAACCAATGAATTTGTTGAGCAGAAAATTAAACAGGGCGGTTTTGATATGCCGGAAGGTTTGCTTGAGAAAATGATTGGCAGTGAACTTCGTTATTATGCAGAAAAAGATGAACAGGTGTCGGACCTTGCTGCCACTGCTGCCAGGAAAGTGCTGGCAAAAGTTCCTGACCGAAAAATTGACCTGCTGATTTTTGCAGCTGCCTCCGGTGATTTAATTGAGCCTGCCACTGCAAATATTGTGCAGCATAAATTAGGATTGAGCTGTCCGGCATTTGATTTAAAGAATGCCTGCAACAGTGTTACCAATGCCATTGAAATTGCAGCTTCCTTGATTATGGGTAATACTTATCAAAATATTCTTATTGTTTGCGGTGAAAAAACAAGCGACAGTATTAAGTATAATAATATTGAAAAAGAAAGCATCAAAGATCATTTTGCCGCTTACTCATTTGGAGATGCAGGCGTGGCGTTGCTTTTAAGCTCTACAACAGAAGACAAGGGTTTCTTTTATCACCGACATCATACATTTGGAAATTACTGGGAACTCTGCCGCATACCAGGTGGCGGTTCTATGTTTCCTGCAGATGCATCCAAACTCTGTTTTAGCGGTGATACATTTGGATTGAAAACGGTGATTTATGAAATTGCTCCCCCCTTTGTGAAAGAATGTATTAAGGAAGCAGGTATTACATTAGATGATATTGATTTGATTTGTACCCACCAGGTTTCAAGAGATACCTATAAAATGGTGGCGGAAACATTAGATTACGATCTCAATAAAATTATTCAGACCTTTCATCTATATGGTAATACAGCAGCTGCTTCTGTTCCTATTGCACTGGAATATGCATACAAAGAAAAGAGAATTAAAACCGGTGATACTGTAATGTTACTTGGTATGGCAGCAGGTATAAATATTTCTGTACAGTTAATGAAAGTGTAATGCTGTACAACTCCCCTTTCCTGCAATTGCTTGAACAGCTTCCACCCTCTTATGAAATTTGTATTCATAATAACAAAATACTTACAGCCAAAGAACTGATTGAACAAAGCAAAAAATTGGCTGCTTCTCTTGAACAGAAGGGTATTAAGAAAGGCGACCACGTTTTACTTGCCTGTGAAATGGGTATTGAGTTTCTAATTCTGTTTATAGCTTTAATTCATCTGCGAACAAAAATTGCATTGGTTGATCCGCATATGGGCAATCAATTGTATGCAGCCAAGCTGAAACAGTTTCAACCGAAATGGGCCTTTATCGACAGCCGGATTTTATTGTTGCAGGAACATCCGCTCATCCGTTTCGTATATAAAAAAACAGCAAAGAATCCGTTCTATATTCCATACTCAAACGCCTACGGAGTTTTTGCAACAGGTATTAAATTGCCACTGCTGCAAAAAAATAAACGCTTACAATACAATGTACATTCAACAGATAAGTTTCAAGAAAGTGATCCTGAAGATGAATTCCTGATCGTATATACATCAGGAACTTTAGCAGAGCCGAAAGCTGTTGTACATACCATGAACAGTTTGTATGAAAGTATGTTAACAATTGCCGGTTTATTTGAAAGCAATACCAAAGCATCCATGGTTACTCATCTTCCGCAATTTGCATTGATTGGTATGATCACAGGATACAAAACATTTTTCTGGAAAGAAACATTACCTGCAAAAGAACGGATTGCATTTATTAATCAGCATCAAATCACAACACTATTCGGCCCTCCTGCTGAATACAGGGAGTTGATATTGTATTGTAAAGAACATAATCAACAATTCCCAGAAAGTCTCAATCATTTAATTCTTGGTTCAGCACCGGTATTAAAATCATTACTGGTTGAATTACGTCAATTAACAAACGCAAAAATCACTTGTCTGTATGGAATGACGGAGCACCTGGTTGTTGCCAGTGTGGATGGAGATGAAAAAATAAACTACAAAGGCAAAGGCGATTTGCTTGGCTGGCCATTGCAGAAAATGCAATACAAAATCAACGATGATGGCGAATTGCTCATCAAATCTCCGCTATTATTTAAACGTTATTTTCATTTGCAGGATGCAGATGAGTTTCATCCAAGTGGTGATCTGGTTGAACAGGATGCAGAAGGAAGACTGGTGATGAAAGGCCGTAAAAAGAATATGATCATTAAAGCGAATAAAAACATTTATCCAGGTTTATATGAAACAACCATTGCACAGATTAAAGGAGTGAATGAAGTTTGTATGATTGGCATTTATGACGAATCGATACATGACGAGCTGGTGATCCTTGTACTTGATGCAGATAAAACACTCACTGCAAAATCAGTATTACAGGAATTAAAGAATGGAAAGAATACCATTGACTCAGACGCATTACCTGATCATATCTTTTTTCAACCAATACCAAAAGCAGGCAGACAACAAAAAGTTGACCGAAACAAATTACTTGAACAGATAAAACAACAATTACCATCGCTTACGACATCATCATAACTGGAGCAACAGGATTTATTGGCGCCGCTTATACCCGTTATTTTTCAGCAGCGGGTTATAAAGTGCTGGCGTTAGGCAGAAGTAAAGAACCACCTGCTAAACTATTCAACTATGCTGAATACAAATCGGTTGATATCTCTTCTTCAGTTCCTGAACTGGAAGCAACAGTTTGCATTCATTGTGCAGGACTGGCATCTGATAAAGAAAGCAGGGAAAATCTTCTGTTTGTTAATACAGAAGGAACCAAAAAAGTATTCTCAAATATTCATGCAGACCATTTTATTTATCTCTCTTCAGCTTCAGCATATCCTCCCAACGGTTTGTTACATAAAGAAGATGAATTTATTAATGAAGCTGATCTTTCCAATTATGGTTTATCTAAACTAAGGGCAGAAGCCTGGTTACAATTACAGGCAACAGCATCAAAAAAAATTACGGTGCTTCGTCCAAGAGGAGTTTACGGTAAAGGTGACCGGATTTTATTGCCAAGAATACTTCGGCTAAAAAGAGGTCCGTTTTTGATCACTCCTGCAAAACTTGATTATAAAATATCACTCAGCAATATTGAAAACCTGCTACTCGCAACAGAAAGAATTATAGTTTCTGAAAAAAAATATTCTTATGAACTGTTTAATATTACAGATGACCCGACACATTTGCTGGGAGATGTGATTAACAGCATCTGGGATATTCTCAGTGAAAAGAAAAACATTTCAATTCGTGTGCCTCAACCAATCATACGATTTTCTTCCCGTTTCTTACCGCAATCCGACCTCAATGCCAACACATTGAAGTTTTATCTCTGCGATCATGAACTGTCGAATGAAAAAATAAAGAGGGAATTCGGATTGGAACTGCCGCATAATTTTTACAATTACCGTTCAGTACTGGAACAGTGGATCAAATCAGTTCCATTAGCTGATTTGCAAAAGGGAGCGGCTGATTTGCCGTGGAGAAAATAATTACTTACAATCTCGTCTTCATCACTTCCACCATTTCTTTTTTCCAGCTCATAAAATCACCATCGATGATATGTTGTCTTGCCTGCTTTACTAACCATAAATAAAACGCAAGATTATGTACGCTGGCTATGGTTAATCCCGTAATTTCTTTTGCTTTGATGAGATGACGCAGATAGGCTTTACTGTAGTAGTTGCTCATTTCACAATCAATGCCATCATCCAAAGGAGAGAAATCTTTCTCCCATCTTTTATTATCAATATTGATCACACCTTTACTGGTGAAGAGCATGGCATTCCGTCCATTCCTTGTAGGCATTACACAATCAAACATATCTACGCCTAATGAAATACATTCTAAAATATTCCAGGGAGTACCAACACCCATTAAGTATCTTGGTTTTTGAACCGGTAATTCATCACAACATAATTCGGTGAAATCATACATCATCTCTTCCGGTTCACCAACACTCAGGCCACCAATTGCACAACCCGTTAAATTTGTTTCGGCCATGAATTGCGAAGAAGCAGTACGCAAATCTTTATATGTACTCCCCTGCACAATTGGAAACAGGTTTTGTGTGTAGCCGTATTTATCAGGTGTTGAATGAAATTGTTTGACGCAACGTTCTAACCAGCGATGGGTAAGCTCCATTGATTTTTTTGCATACGTATAATCGCTTGGGTAAGGCGGACATTCATCAAATGCCATCACAATATCAGCACCGATGTTCCGCTGAATATCCATGACGCTTTCTGGTGTAAACAAATGTTTGCTTCCATCAATATGACTTTGAAAAACAACCCCTTCCTCTTTAATCTTCCGGTTATTGGCCAGTGAAAAAACCTGGTAACCTCCACTATCGGTTAAAATGGGTCTATCCCATCCATTGAATTTATGCAAACCACCTGCTGCTTCTAACACTTCCGTTCCTGGACGCAGGTATAAATGATAGGTATTACCAAGTATGATTTCAGCTTTTACATCGGTCTTCAGCTGTTCAATTGTTAATGCTTTTACACTGCCAACTGTTCCCACCGGCATAAAAATGGGTGTTTGAATGCTGCCATGATCAGTTGTAATCTGCCCTGCCCTTGCTTTTGATTGAGCATCTGTGTGCTGTAATTGAAATTGTAAAGCCGCCATGGGTGCAAATATAGGCCCCCTTCCGACTTCCCCCAAAGGAGGAAGCCATCAAACGCACAGCCCTCGCCTTACTTAAATAATAATTGCTGGTAAGATCCTTTATAGATTACTGTTCCTTACACAGTTCATTTTGAAATTGTAAACAGCAAGTGA carries:
- a CDS encoding ketoacyl-ACP synthase III; the encoded protein is MKRVFIEHIESYLPEQKITNEFVEQKIKQGGFDMPEGLLEKMIGSELRYYAEKDEQVSDLAATAARKVLAKVPDRKIDLLIFAAASGDLIEPATANIVQHKLGLSCPAFDLKNACNSVTNAIEIAASLIMGNTYQNILIVCGEKTSDSIKYNNIEKESIKDHFAAYSFGDAGVALLLSSTTEDKGFFYHRHHTFGNYWELCRIPGGGSMFPADASKLCFSGDTFGLKTVIYEIAPPFVKECIKEAGITLDDIDLICTHQVSRDTYKMVAETLDYDLNKIIQTFHLYGNTAAASVPIALEYAYKEKRIKTGDTVMLLGMAAGINISVQLMKV
- a CDS encoding NAD-dependent epimerase/dehydratase family protein yields the protein MTIAYDIIITGATGFIGAAYTRYFSAAGYKVLALGRSKEPPAKLFNYAEYKSVDISSSVPELEATVCIHCAGLASDKESRENLLFVNTEGTKKVFSNIHADHFIYLSSASAYPPNGLLHKEDEFINEADLSNYGLSKLRAEAWLQLQATASKKITVLRPRGVYGKGDRILLPRILRLKRGPFLITPAKLDYKISLSNIENLLLATERIIVSEKKYSYELFNITDDPTHLLGDVINSIWDILSEKKNISIRVPQPIIRFSSRFLPQSDLNANTLKFYLCDHELSNEKIKREFGLELPHNFYNYRSVLEQWIKSVPLADLQKGAADLPWRK
- a CDS encoding LptF/LptG family permease, which translates into the protein MKTFDWYILRTFLKTFAFLLLIFTMITVAVDASEKSEDFVRSGLGFTDIVTKYYYGFVPHIISLLFPVFVLIAVVFFTSKLAGRSEIVAMLSIGTSLGRLLRPYWVGGIVLALMLSLANHFLIPQANIIRTSFENRYIDMGNINRQQKQYLNNLHFRVDTFTYAGLRSYDTTSKIGNGFYLQRVKGNQVVYNIRSETITWDTAKKQWKLESAIERKINGMHEEVKMLQTTYMRLGYRPADISEDEYQKDKLKTPALNRFIRQEEIRGSETVNASKFERYRRDSSAVAVIIMTMIAAVLACRKIRGGSGFHLALAFVIGVAFIIFDKFAMVFSTKGNLPPIIAAWIPDIVFAFVALWLYKKAPK
- a CDS encoding acyl--CoA ligase — its product is MLYNSPFLQLLEQLPPSYEICIHNNKILTAKELIEQSKKLAASLEQKGIKKGDHVLLACEMGIEFLILFIALIHLRTKIALVDPHMGNQLYAAKLKQFQPKWAFIDSRILLLQEHPLIRFVYKKTAKNPFYIPYSNAYGVFATGIKLPLLQKNKRLQYNVHSTDKFQESDPEDEFLIVYTSGTLAEPKAVVHTMNSLYESMLTIAGLFESNTKASMVTHLPQFALIGMITGYKTFFWKETLPAKERIAFINQHQITTLFGPPAEYRELILYCKEHNQQFPESLNHLILGSAPVLKSLLVELRQLTNAKITCLYGMTEHLVVASVDGDEKINYKGKGDLLGWPLQKMQYKINDDGELLIKSPLLFKRYFHLQDADEFHPSGDLVEQDAEGRLVMKGRKKNMIIKANKNIYPGLYETTIAQIKGVNEVCMIGIYDESIHDELVILVLDADKTLTAKSVLQELKNGKNTIDSDALPDHIFFQPIPKAGRQQKVDRNKLLEQIKQQLPSLTTSS
- the tgt gene encoding tRNA guanosine(34) transglycosylase Tgt; translated protein: MAALQFQLQHTDAQSKARAGQITTDHGSIQTPIFMPVGTVGSVKALTIEQLKTDVKAEIILGNTYHLYLRPGTEVLEAAGGLHKFNGWDRPILTDSGGYQVFSLANNRKIKEEGVVFQSHIDGSKHLFTPESVMDIQRNIGADIVMAFDECPPYPSDYTYAKKSMELTHRWLERCVKQFHSTPDKYGYTQNLFPIVQGSTYKDLRTASSQFMAETNLTGCAIGGLSVGEPEEMMYDFTELCCDELPVQKPRYLMGVGTPWNILECISLGVDMFDCVMPTRNGRNAMLFTSKGVINIDNKRWEKDFSPLDDGIDCEMSNYYSKAYLRHLIKAKEITGLTIASVHNLAFYLWLVKQARQHIIDGDFMSWKKEMVEVMKTRL